A single Cryomorphaceae bacterium DNA region contains:
- a CDS encoding outer membrane protein transport protein: MKQKALYILAIMGMVCSGATAQTASEALRYSLLNYQGTARYEALGGAFNALGGDYSSILINPAGGSIYKTSQFEMTMGVHTPQSTTNYGGNMVTESSANFYVTGAGFVKRYEDVFRTPKWDDLTLTIGYSRTNDFNREQLIAGETQQTKAQYFADLAQGTHYEDLIFTNQFDAELAWYTFLIDTLGAPDNYIPLVQNPGGNASEYLTSQGGQSEINFGVSSTYQDKLHLGLSMNFPLITYSEERRYFESGLDSATNTVSGFSYDEFLETTGGGFNFKLGLIYRPAGWLRLAVAYHSPTWYGLEDFYSTRMRTTFSDGGELVRDSPEGNFIYNLRTPQRLHLGGAIVIAPAGLISVDYEWADYGNAQFNADEVNYGITNSEIAQSYTDMAIWRFGTEWRLGHFYFRAGYQLWGSPVVQNSIFSFDRTIISGGIGFRNSDFQADLALSSTRTSADRYIHEGAPITDQLVSVEREDQRVVLTIGFPFQ; encoded by the coding sequence ATGAAACAGAAGGCACTTTACATATTAGCTATAATGGGAATGGTATGCTCTGGCGCCACCGCCCAGACAGCATCAGAAGCTCTTCGATATAGCTTGTTGAACTATCAAGGAACAGCGCGCTATGAAGCACTAGGAGGTGCCTTCAATGCCTTGGGAGGAGACTATAGCAGTATCCTTATCAACCCCGCCGGGGGAAGCATATACAAAACCTCTCAGTTTGAAATGACCATGGGCGTCCATACCCCTCAGTCCACTACGAACTACGGAGGGAACATGGTGACGGAATCCTCGGCAAACTTCTATGTTACGGGAGCTGGATTCGTCAAGCGCTACGAAGACGTATTTAGAACACCGAAATGGGATGACCTAACCTTAACCATCGGATACAGCAGGACCAACGACTTTAACCGCGAGCAGCTCATTGCTGGTGAAACGCAACAAACCAAGGCCCAGTACTTCGCCGACCTAGCTCAAGGAACGCACTACGAAGACTTGATCTTTACCAATCAATTTGACGCAGAACTGGCTTGGTACACCTTTTTAATTGACACTCTGGGCGCTCCAGACAACTACATACCACTTGTTCAAAATCCGGGTGGAAATGCCTCGGAATACTTGACCTCCCAAGGCGGGCAAAGCGAAATCAACTTTGGGGTTAGCTCTACCTACCAAGATAAACTGCACTTGGGATTGAGCATGAACTTCCCCCTTATCACGTATTCAGAAGAGCGACGCTATTTTGAGTCTGGACTGGACTCGGCGACGAATACCGTAAGTGGTTTCAGCTACGATGAGTTTCTGGAGACTACCGGTGGAGGTTTCAATTTTAAACTCGGTCTAATTTACCGTCCAGCGGGTTGGTTGAGATTAGCGGTGGCCTATCACTCTCCTACTTGGTATGGTCTTGAGGACTTTTATTCGACCCGGATGCGGACTACTTTTTCGGACGGTGGAGAACTTGTCCGCGATAGTCCAGAAGGAAACTTCATATACAACTTGCGTACACCTCAAAGACTTCACCTCGGTGGTGCTATTGTTATTGCTCCAGCAGGATTGATTAGTGTGGATTACGAATGGGCAGATTACGGGAATGCACAGTTTAATGCCGACGAGGTTAACTACGGAATTACAAATTCAGAAATTGCCCAAAGCTATACCGACATGGCCATCTGGCGCTTTGGAACTGAATGGCGTCTAGGTCACTTCTATTTCAGAGCAGGGTACCAGCTTTGGGGAAGTCCAGTTGTCCAAAACAGCATTTTCAGCTTTGATCGAACCATTATCTCCGGAGGAATTGGCTTCCGCAATTCAGACTTTCAAGCAGACTTGGCTCTTTCGTCAACACGCACCAGCGCCGATCGATACATTCATGAGGGGGCACCTATTACGGATCAGCTCGTCTCTGTCGAGCGCGAAGATCAGCGTGTTGTGCTGACAATTGGCTTTCCTTTTCAGTAA